In Streptomyces sp. NBC_01707, a genomic segment contains:
- a CDS encoding streptophobe family protein yields MTAIASVGWAMVAMAGTAALGLHLLGADSAGALGPMTAAVVVLGVGGSVSPSGDVSAFGLDGAEAHAALSVTPLGVGLAGALFLSFFFLRSLRGAGAVLPGAELAVRAGAVVVLFVAVLGGLAWAGHDVVTIDGASLGLDGVPGADGDVPGGAGGIGDLLPGGLGDLGDLGGLLPDRLADLARAEAHVGFTVDTAKSLAGGACWVLGVLVIAVLASRRTPLPSGLVWLHRTVRPAASALVSVLLVAVVAGCAAAAYAAAGDDHPKRIAGAALLGAPNGTWLGVPLGLFVPWDGQATGELAELLPDPLDELLRMSADEPVTVGRLAELDHRVWLLVVAAVVMMLYAGVLAATRTDRGEATAVRFAGWCALRLAGVTAATLPLLVLLTEVSADGSLSVLGFDAFGAGIELHGHPGTAAVLGAVWGAGAGGVGALVACAAGAAPTVPAGSSGRGGDEGGAGGPMPGPYTPSRPYRASHEETNPYLRPHPADAIHGAPTVVGPIVPPTPPKVPPPGPGPAPRDEAPPPDRPPARG; encoded by the coding sequence TTGACCGCCATCGCCTCGGTCGGCTGGGCGATGGTCGCGATGGCGGGGACGGCGGCCCTGGGACTGCATCTGCTCGGCGCCGACTCGGCAGGGGCACTGGGGCCGATGACGGCGGCCGTGGTGGTGCTGGGGGTGGGCGGATCGGTCTCTCCGTCGGGGGATGTCTCGGCGTTCGGACTGGACGGGGCCGAGGCGCACGCCGCCCTGTCGGTCACACCACTGGGGGTGGGGCTGGCCGGTGCGCTGTTCCTCTCCTTCTTCTTCCTGCGATCGCTGCGCGGGGCAGGAGCGGTCCTGCCCGGTGCCGAACTCGCGGTCCGCGCGGGGGCGGTGGTGGTGCTCTTCGTCGCCGTGCTCGGCGGGCTGGCCTGGGCCGGTCACGATGTCGTGACGATCGACGGTGCGTCGCTGGGCCTGGACGGGGTGCCGGGGGCGGACGGCGATGTCCCCGGTGGGGCCGGGGGCATCGGGGACCTGCTGCCGGGCGGGCTCGGCGATCTGGGTGACCTCGGCGGTCTGCTGCCGGACCGGCTGGCGGATCTCGCAAGGGCTGAGGCCCATGTCGGGTTCACGGTCGACACGGCGAAGTCGCTGGCGGGCGGGGCCTGCTGGGTGCTCGGAGTTCTGGTGATCGCAGTTCTCGCCTCGCGTCGTACGCCGTTGCCGTCCGGTCTGGTGTGGCTGCACCGGACCGTGCGTCCGGCGGCGTCCGCGCTGGTGTCGGTGCTGCTCGTGGCGGTGGTCGCCGGGTGCGCGGCCGCGGCGTACGCGGCGGCCGGTGACGACCACCCGAAGCGGATCGCGGGCGCCGCGTTGCTCGGGGCGCCGAACGGGACGTGGCTCGGGGTGCCGCTCGGCCTCTTCGTGCCGTGGGACGGACAGGCGACCGGCGAGCTGGCCGAGCTGCTTCCCGATCCGCTGGACGAGCTGCTGCGGATGTCCGCCGACGAACCGGTGACGGTCGGGCGGCTGGCCGAACTGGACCACCGGGTCTGGCTGCTGGTGGTCGCCGCCGTGGTGATGATGCTGTACGCGGGGGTGCTGGCCGCGACACGTACCGACCGGGGCGAGGCGACCGCCGTCCGGTTCGCGGGGTGGTGTGCGCTGCGGCTGGCAGGAGTGACGGCGGCGACCCTGCCCCTGCTGGTGTTGCTGACGGAGGTGTCCGCGGACGGATCACTCTCGGTGCTGGGCTTCGATGCGTTCGGGGCCGGGATCGAGTTGCACGGGCATCCGGGGACGGCCGCGGTACTGGGTGCGGTGTGGGGTGCGGGTGCGGGCGGGGTGGGAGCGCTGGTGGCGTGCGCGGCAGGAGCGGCGCCCACGGTTCCGGCGGGGTCGTCGGGCCGGGGTGGCGACGAAGGCGGTGCAGGTGGCCCGATGCCTGGGCCGTACACGCCGTCGCGGCCGTACCGCGCGTCGCACGAGGAGACCAACCCGTATCTGCGCCCGCATCCGGCGGACGCGATCCATGGGGCGCCGACGGTGGTGGGACCGATCGTCCCGCCCACCCCGCCGAAGGTGCCGCCCCCGGGGCCCGGGCCGGCGCCGCGGGACGAGGCCCCGCCGCCCGACCGGCCGCCCGCGCGGGGGTGA